GATGGGGGAGTCTACTGGTTCGACGGCGACCACCTGCACCCCGGGCTTGCGCTCTTTGAGCACCTGCCCCACGCCGGTGATGGTGCCGCCGGTGCCGACGCCCGCGACGAAGATGTCGACGCCGCCGTCGGTGTCGGCCCAGATCTCCTCGGCGGTGCTGGCGCGGTGGATGGCCGGGTTGGCTTCGTTGGCGAACTGCTTCGCCCAGATCGCGTTGTCGGTCGTCGCGACGATCTCCTTGGCTTTCTCGACCGCGCCGCGCATCCCCTCCGGCCCGGGCGTGAGGACGATCTCGGCTCCGAAAGCGCGCAGCAGCACGCGGCGCTCCTTGCTCATGGTCTCCGGCATCGTCAGGATGATCTTGTAGCCGCGGGCGGCGGCGACCATCGCGAGTGCGATGCCGGTGTTGCCGCTCGTGCCCTCGACGATCGTGCCGCCGGGGCGCTCCCGGCGGGGTTGTAGAACTCGAGTTTCGCCAGCACGGTCGCGCCGGCTCCGGCTGCGATCCGGTTGAGCTTGACGAGCGGGGTGCGGCCGACGGCTTCCGCGATGTTCTCGTGAATGTTCGCTGGCATACGTTCACTCTAATCCGCCGTTTCTGTTCTGTGTCCGACTGTGACAGATAGGCTCGATGGGCCATGTCAGACGAACTCCCCGCCGCCACGGTCCGCTCCCTCCGCGAGGAGATGGCCGCCCTGCTCGCGCGGGCCGGCGTCCCGGACCCGGATGTGGACGCGGAACTGCTCATCGGGCACGTCCTCGGCGTGAGCCGGGGCCGTGTCCAGGCCCTGACGGTGCTGGAGGCGACCCTCGGCCCGGTCGACGCCGCGCGTCTGCGCGACCTGGCTCAGCGCCGCGCCGCCCGCGAGCCTGTTCAGCACATCACCGGGCGCGCGCCCTTCCGCTCGCTGGAGCTCGCCGTCGGCCCCGGCGTCTTCGTGCCCCGCCCGGAGACGGAGCAGGTGGCCCAATTCGCCATCGACGCTCTGCGCGCCGTGCCGTCGCCCGAGCCGATCGTGGCCGATCTCGGCACCGGCAGCGGCGCGATCGCCCTCGCTCTGGCGACCGAGGTACCGCACGCGCGTGTCTTCGCCGTGGAGAATTCGCCGGAGGCGTTCGTCTGGTCCCGCCGCAACATCGACGCTGCGGGCGCGCCCAATGTCCGGGCCGTGTTCGCCGACCTCGCCGACGCGCTTCCCGACCTCGACGGCGCAGTGGATGTCGTGATCTCCAACCCGCCCTACGTCCCGGACGCCGCGGTGCCGCGCGACCCGGAGGTGCGCCTCTTCGACCCGCACGTCGCGCTCTACGGTGGGGAGGACGGTCTGGACGTTGTGCGCACGATCTCCCGGGTGGCGTGGCGTCTCCTCCGCTCCGGCGGAGCGCTGGTGCTCGAACACGGCGAACGGCAGGGCGCCGCCGTCCGCGACCTTCTCACCGCCGACGGCTGGCGTGCGGCGGCGACTCACCGGGATCTGACGGCGCGCGACCGCGCGACGACGGCGACGCGCGCGTAGGTCAGCGCGGCGTCTGGCTCACCTCTCCCGCTCCGCGAAGGCGTACATCGCCGCGAGCAGTCCGCCGCTTTCGAACGAGCCGTCCTCTCGCGTCACGGCGCGGTGGGCATGCATTCCCGCCTCCCGGGCTCCCTCGACATTGGCGGGGGAGCCGTCGAATAGGATGGCGTCCTCCGCTCGGATGCCGAACCGGCCGAGTGCGCGGGTGTAGGCCCGCCGCTCCGGCTTCCGCGATCCGAGAACCGCGGAGATGAGATCGTTGTCGCCCAGCGTTCCGGCCGCCTCCGGCATCAGCACCGGCAGCGAATCCTTGAAGGGGATGGGGTTGTTCGACAGCAGCGACACCGTCCCGAGCGCCGCCGCCTCCTTCAGCGCGGCGATCGCGCCCGGGATGGGCGTCATCGCCGCTTTCCGCGCTTCCTGCCACTGCGTCAGCGACAGCCGCGCGCCGGTCACCTCCGCGAACGCGTCCAGGTATTCCTCGCTCGTCGCGTACTCGCCGCTCTCCGCCGCGCTTTCGTGCCCGCCCGCCCACCACGTCGAGGCGAGCCGGTACTGGCTCACGCCGCACAGTTCGGCCAGTCGCGGCAGGCGCTTGCGGAAGTCGTAGCCGTAGAGAGTCTTATCGCAGTCGAAGAAGTAGACGTCCATTGTCACCAGTATCGATTAGCGCGGGAGAGGGCGCAGATAAGGGAGCCTTATGGTTCTCGCGGCTATCATTGTCCCGTCATGGCAACCATCTACGACTGCTCTGTCGAATCCGATCTCCTCACCGGCATGCGTCTGGCCCGCGGGGCGATCGGGCGCGGCGAACTCGTTGTCATCCCCACTGACACTGTCTATGGTGTCGCAGCCGACGCATTCAGCCCTGCCGCGGTGCAACGGCTGCTCGACGCGAAGGGCCGCGGCCGCCAGTCGCCGCCCCCGGTGCTGGTCCCTGGCCTCGCCGCCCTCGCCGCCCTCGCCGAGCGCGTCCCGGCGGAGGTGGAGGCGCTGGTCGAGGCGTTCTGGCCGGGTGGCCTCACCATCGTGCTGCCCGCCGCGCCCTTGCTCGTCTGGGGCTTGGGGGAGACCAGCGGCACGGTCGCGCTCCGGATGCCGCAGGACCGCATCGCGCTGGAACTCCTCGCGGAGACCGGTCCGCTCGCGGTCTCTTCGGCCAATCTCAGCGGCCGTCCTGCCGCCCGCACCGCCGTGGAGGCGGAGGGGATGCTCGGCGACGCCGTCGCGGTGTACCTCGACGGGGGAGAAGCCGGCAGTGCCTACGATCGCGTGGAAGGCAGAGACTCCTCCTCGACCATCCTGGACGCGACGGCGCTCGCCTCCGGTTCCGGCGGGCTTCGCATCCTGCGTCACGGCGTCGTCACCGCCGAGCGGCTGCGCGCGGTTGCGGGCGATGCGCTCGCCGGGGAGCCGACGGACACCTGATCCCGTGATCCTGCTCATCGCCCTCGCCCTCATCTCGGCCGTGATCACGTTCGGGATGTCCTTCGTCGTCTACAAGCTCGCGATGCGCTACCGGCTCTACCCGAAGATCCGCGCGCGCGATGTCCACTCGCGGCCGACGCCCCGGCTGGGCGGCGCCGCCATCTTCCTCGGCATTCTGTTCGCGTTCGGCGTCGCCTGGCTGCTTTCCAGCCGGTTCGGCGTTCTGACGCTGATCTTCTCGGACTCGGGTCCGATCCTCGCGATCCTGGGCGCTGCGCTCCTCATCGTGGTGATCGGGGTCGCCGACGACCTCTGGGACCTGGACTGGACGACCAAACTCGCCGGCCAGCTCGTGGCCGCCGGCCTCATCGCCTGGCTGGGCGTGCAGATCTACTCGCTGCCCATCGGCGGGCTCACGGTCGGCTCGCCTCTGATGAGCATCGTCATCACGCTCTTCGCGATCGTGCTCGTGATGAACGCGATCAACTTCATCGATGGGCTGGACGGTCTCGTCGCGGGCGTCGCGCTCATCGCCAACGGCACGTTCCTCGTCTACACCTACCTCTTGCAGCGTGAGATCAGCCCGCAGAACTACTTCAGCCTCGCCGGGGTGATCGCGGCCATCCTGGTCGGAGCCTGCGTGGGCTTCCTGCCGCTCAACTGGCACCCTGCCAAGATGTTCATGGGCGACGCCGGGGCACTCCTGATCGGTTTGCTCATGGCGACCTCAGCGATCTCGGTGACGGGA
Above is a genomic segment from Leifsonia xyli subsp. xyli str. CTCB07 containing:
- the prmC gene encoding peptide chain release factor N(5)-glutamine methyltransferase, which translates into the protein MSDELPAATVRSLREEMAALLARAGVPDPDVDAELLIGHVLGVSRGRVQALTVLEATLGPVDAARLRDLAQRRAAREPVQHITGRAPFRSLELAVGPGVFVPRPETEQVAQFAIDALRAVPSPEPIVADLGTGSGAIALALATEVPHARVFAVENSPEAFVWSRRNIDAAGAPNVRAVFADLADALPDLDGAVDVVISNPPYVPDAAVPRDPEVRLFDPHVALYGGEDGLDVVRTISRVAWRLLRSGGALVLEHGERQGAAVRDLLTADGWRAAATHRDLTARDRATTATRA
- a CDS encoding HAD-IA family hydrolase; the encoded protein is MDVYFFDCDKTLYGYDFRKRLPRLAELCGVSQYRLASTWWAGGHESAAESGEYATSEEYLDAFAEVTGARLSLTQWQEARKAAMTPIPGAIAALKEAAALGTVSLLSNNPIPFKDSLPVLMPEAAGTLGDNDLISAVLGSRKPERRAYTRALGRFGIRAEDAILFDGSPANVEGAREAGMHAHRAVTREDGSFESGGLLAAMYAFAERER
- a CDS encoding L-threonylcarbamoyladenylate synthase, encoding MATIYDCSVESDLLTGMRLARGAIGRGELVVIPTDTVYGVAADAFSPAAVQRLLDAKGRGRQSPPPVLVPGLAALAALAERVPAEVEALVEAFWPGGLTIVLPAAPLLVWGLGETSGTVALRMPQDRIALELLAETGPLAVSSANLSGRPAARTAVEAEGMLGDAVAVYLDGGEAGSAYDRVEGRDSSSTILDATALASGSGGLRILRHGVVTAERLRAVAGDALAGEPTDT
- a CDS encoding MraY family glycosyltransferase translates to MILLIALALISAVITFGMSFVVYKLAMRYRLYPKIRARDVHSRPTPRLGGAAIFLGILFAFGVAWLLSSRFGVLTLIFSDSGPILAILGAALLIVVIGVADDLWDLDWTTKLAGQLVAAGLIAWLGVQIYSLPIGGLTVGSPLMSIVITLFAIVLVMNAINFIDGLDGLVAGVALIANGTFLVYTYLLQREISPQNYFSLAGVIAAILVGACVGFLPLNWHPAKMFMGDAGALLIGLLMATSAISVTGTINPQDLQTLGKSSLVPAFIPIILPFAVLVIPLLDFGLAVIRRLRAGKSPFSADRKHLHHRLLDMGHKHLHAVLIFYAWTAVLSIGCLLFFFDPYWMAVVFVAIGLVVCTAFTLAPLSRRKADEAVAELAPAGSKEAEETARFDQLDAASEPREPATVPPAASPDLSTPPEENR